One segment of Panicum virgatum strain AP13 chromosome 3K, P.virgatum_v5, whole genome shotgun sequence DNA contains the following:
- the LOC120700691 gene encoding auxin response factor 14-like has translation MGIDLNAVEEDEPAGAAVCGELWHACAGAGVALPRWGSAVVYLPQAHLAEGGRGDGVEVPAGAAARVPPHVACRVVDVELRADAATVEVYARLALVAEGKVKYTKVVEALDDSDWVIAMQKELINFTRNEVWELVELSKQNVIGPK, from the exons ATGGGGATCGATCtcaacgccgtggaggaggacgagccgGCGGGGGCAGCGGTGTGCGGGGAGCTGTGGCACGCGTGCGCGGGGGCGGGGGTGGCGCTGCCGCGGTGGGGCAGCGCCGTCGTGTACCTGCCGCAGGCGCACCTCGCggagggcggccgcggcgacggcgtggagGTGCCGGCCGGTGCCGCGGCGCGCGTGCCGCCGCATGTGGCGTGCCGCGTCGTCGACGTCGAGCTACGC GCGGATGCGGCGACGGTTGAGGTGTATGCGCGGCTCGCGCTGGTTGCGGAGGGCAAGGTGAAATACACCAAGGTAGTTGAAGCACTTGATGATTCGGATTGGGTAATTGCCATGCAAAAAGAATTAATCAACTTCACAAGAAATGAGGTATGGGAGTTAGTTGAGCTCTCAAAGCAAAATGTAATTGGCCCCAAGTGA